The Paenibacillus sp. FSL W8-0426 region CACGCTGCCGGACGGAAGAACGTTGACGGGAAGCGTGCAGTCCAATACGTTAACCATTCCCGTATCGGCCCCTGACGTCGACGTCGTCAAATCGACGTCCTCCACGGCCGCATCTATCGGCGATACGGTCGCCTACACCGTCACTGTCACGAATAACGGGATCGCCGCCGTCAACAACGTGGTTTTTACCGATGCGCTTCCGCAAGGCACATCCCTCGTGCCCGGCAGTGTATTCGTCGATGGCGTTCAGCGTCCAGGCGCGAATCCCTCGACGGGAATTATCCTGAATTCCATTGCAGCTGGAGCCACCGTCACCGTTGCCTTTAGTGTTAACGTCAATGCGCTTCCGCCTACGGCAACCATCAGCAATCAGTCGTCGGTCAGCTTTACATCGGGTTCATTCTCCGCTACCGCGTTTTCCAATACGGTCACCACGCCGGTATACCAGCCTATCTTATCGGCAGCCAAAAGCGCGAATCAAACGCTCGCCACGGTGGGAGACACGATCGTTTATACGATCCTGATCTCCAATGCCGGGAATTATGGTGCTTCCGTTACATTGACCGATACCATTCCGGCGGGCACGGAACTGGTCCCGAACAGCGTCATCGTGAACGGGGCTCCCGTTCCCGGGGCCGATCCGGCATCGGGTATACCGCTTGGCACAGTAACCACCTCCGCTACCGTGACGTTCTCGGTAGTCATCGTCTCTTTGCCGTTAAACCAGCAGCTGGCAAACCAGGCGACGGCGACGTTTACGTATACGCTGCCGGATGGACGGACATTGGGCGGCACGATCTCGTCCAATACACTGCTCATCCCGGTGTCTGCACCGGATGTCGAGATTGTCAAAACGACGGCTTCTACGGATGCGGTGGTCGGGGACACGATTGTGTATCAAACGGTGGTCACGAACAGCGGCATCGAGAATGTGGATAATGTGGTGCTGACGGATCCGATCGATCCGTCCACCAGCTTTGTCGCCGGAAGCGTGCAGGTGGACGGAGTCCTGCGGCCTGAGGCCAATCCGGCCCTGGGTATCGCGCTTGGCACGATTGCTCCCGGCGCTTCGGTTACCGTATCTTATGCGGTCAGAGTTAATGCGCTTCCGACCCCGCCGCAAGTCAGCAGCCAGTCGGCAGTCAGCTTTACTTCCGGCGCGTTTTCGGGAACGGCGTATTCCAATACGGTGATCACGCCGATTTACCAGCCCATCGTTGCAGTAACTAAAACAGCCAACACCTCGAACGCCACCATCGGCGATACCATCGTATACTCGTTCACCATCACGAACACGGGCAATTTGCCTGTTCAGCTCACGTTAACCGACTCCATTCCGGACGGGGCCGTGCTGGTCCCGAACAGCGTTCTGGTCGACGGCGTTCCGCAGCCGGGAGCAGATCCGAATACGGGCATCGTCGTGGGTACCATTCCGGCAGGAGGTACGGTCAACGTCACCGTCACGCTTCAGGTTACGGTGGATACGCTGCCTCAGAACCAGCAGCTGACCAATCAGGCGGTAGCCAGCTACTCGTATAGTCCGCCGGATGGCCGTCAACTCACGGGTACGGTATCTTCCAACGTGCTTGTCATTCCGGTATCCGCTCCGAACGTGGTTGTCAGCAAAAGCACAAGCGCCGTAGACGCCGTCGTGGGGGATGTCATTACGTATACGATAACCGTAACGAACAGCGGAATCGAAGCCGTCAACAATGTGGTCATGGTCGATCCGATACCTGCGGGAGCGGTGTTCGTGGCAGGCAGCGTAACGGTGGACGGTACGCCTCGTCCGACAGGCAATCCGGACACCGGCATCACGCTCGGCACGATTCAGCCAGGCGCATCCGTAACGGTTACCTTCCAGGTCCGGGTTGTTGTCATATGAGTCCGGAATCCAGATCGTTGTCCTTTAATCTGCAGAACCGCTCGCTCGTTCGTTTCAACACGGATGTGGACGATCCGGAGCAAATTTCGTATTCCAATACCGTGGTTACGCCTTGGATCGGTCCCAAATTGATGATCCGCAAACGGTGCAACTTGTTCAAGGCTGCTCTAGGTCAAACGTTGATCTATGACATCGAGATCGAGAACGAAGGTAATCTTGATGCGAGGGTGCGGGTCATTGACCCGCTGGCCCCGGGTATCGCGTTCTTTCCCAATTCGGTATTGCGGGACGGGGTGCCGCTTCCCGGCGCGTCGCCGGCGGAAGGACTTCCATGGTTGGAGATCGCTGCAGGAGCGCTGCTGCGGCTCCATTTCCAGGCGATCATTGTGGCTGTTCCCCCCGACTTGAAGCTGGTTAACCAGGCACAGGTGCAGTATGTCTTTTTGACGCCGGAGGGCAGGGAAGGCACGGGGGAGGAATACTCCAACACCGTCGAGGTCATGTTGGTTTCGGCAAAATTGCTGGTTGCGCTGCAGGTGGACCGCGCCCAAACATTTGTCGGCGATATCGTGAAGTACAGTGTTTCGGTGCGAAATCCCGGATTTGTAGCCGCACAGCAGGCAAGGGCAATCGTTTCGTTGGCGCAAGGATTGTCTTTCATTCCGGGGAGTGTCGTGATTGATGACATGTTCGCGCCCGAGGTGACACCTGATGGCGGGATCGATCTCGGGGAAGTGCTGCCCGAGGCCGCCGTCATCATTCAATTCCGCGTGCAGGTTACCGGGGCCGGAACGGATGGGAAACTTAGTGCGCAAGCCATCCTTCACTATGCATCGGGTGGGGAAGCGGAAGCTTCGGATTCCAATGTGGCAGTGCTGCAGGTCGTGAACCCTCACATTTCGTTCAGCAAAAAGGCAACGCCGGCAATTGCCACCTTCGGGAGCAAAGTCCAATATGAGTTGATTGTATCCAATGAAGCTTCGCTCGCCGTAGATGCCTTTATCACCGACGCGCTTCCGCCCGGCATGATTTATGCGGAGGGAAGCACTCGCTTAAATGGCGTGAGACGTCCAGGGCTCGACCCGGGAAGAGGCATACATCTGGGCACGCTCACCGCCCGTTCCAACGTGCATGTGGAATTCGAGGCACGGATTGCGGCTGAGCGTCAAAATCCGATTCCGTTCGAGCTGAGCAATCAGGCTCGATTGAATTATACGTTTCGTTTGCCCGATTCCCGTTCCGTTCGCCGGCTGCTAACCTCCAACGAAGCCGTGGTTGAGCTGAAGGGACCGATCATTGGCGTTCATGTGGACGTAGTGCCTGATTTGGTTGAACTGGGAGGAATCGTAACCTTCCATGTAGGTGTGGCTAACCGAGGCAATGTGGCTGCCCGCGTGCAATTGTTCGACTTTCTTCCGCCGGAATCGACCTGGCGCCTTGAACTTGGTCCTAACGAAGGAGGCGGTCCACCCAAACATGTTGCGCCCAAATTTCTGCATGTGGGCGAAGTGCAGCCGGGTTCCGAACGACGCATCAGCTACAAAGTCCAGATGTCTGCCCGTACGCAGCCGGGCTTGGTGCAGGGCGTGCTGCTCGGAGCCTACACCTACGAATGGAACGGGGAGCGGCATGCAGGAGAGGAAACGTCCAATGCGTATTCCATACAGATCGAAGACATGGATGAGTAATCGGTAGGTTTGCATGGGAAATTTGGGAAAAAGTTCATCGCAGCATTACAAGAATCGGGAATGAATGGTATACTTGTACCATATGTCCTCGGCATGTCATTGCAGATCGGGACGTCTGAATAGCTCTAGAGGAGGCTGCATATTGGCAAAAGCAAAAGTGGCAAAAAGACCTACCCGCGATGAATTCGAACTTGAGGAACTGGGCAATCAACTGGTGGAAGCCTTTCGTGAACGGTCGGTCGTGGTGTTAACGGTGTGGGGAAAGGAAGAACAGCTGCAGGGCGTCATCGTTAAACTGGACTCGCGCACAAGGCTCGTGCATGTGGAAGACTTGGAAGAAGAGTTCATGCCGAAGGTGGCCAAAGTCCCTTTCCTTGACATCATGCGTGTGGACTATCCACGGTATTGAAACGACATTTATTTGAACGAATTCCAAACATCTTTTGAACAAATAGGGCATCCGCCCTGTCAACGGTATCTCTCCTGCATATGATAACCCATACCTGTTGCAGAGGAGGTACGTTGAATGAGCGAAGTATTGAGCGGAGACACAAGAGGCTACGGCTATGGTGGTTTCACTTCCGTCGGAGCGATTCTGGTTCTTTTCATCCTGCTGGTCATCATCACCAAAGCGTTCTTGGTATAACGGCCTGTAAACGTAGATGAGGAAGCTGTTACGCCTTGCCGAATTTGTCGAATAAAGCATTAAGGAAAGCGGTGTTCGGGAGAAATGTCCCGGCATCGCTTTTTCTCGTTCACAATAAGCAGAATAGGGTAGAATTTACGAACGAATAGTCTTTTTTTGTTATAATATGGTATGGGAGCGCGAGAAAGGAGATATCACCGCAGATGGACGATTCATTGAAAATGCACATTGCGCCCCGCAAAATGAAAGCGTATAATAACTCACAATCTCAGCATTGAAAGCCGTTACATAACCCTGTTGAAGACGTCGTCATGCAGGGAATCCATGAAGGAATGAGGA contains the following coding sequences:
- a CDS encoding DUF11 domain-containing protein; this encodes MSPESRSLSFNLQNRSLVRFNTDVDDPEQISYSNTVVTPWIGPKLMIRKRCNLFKAALGQTLIYDIEIENEGNLDARVRVIDPLAPGIAFFPNSVLRDGVPLPGASPAEGLPWLEIAAGALLRLHFQAIIVAVPPDLKLVNQAQVQYVFLTPEGREGTGEEYSNTVEVMLVSAKLLVALQVDRAQTFVGDIVKYSVSVRNPGFVAAQQARAIVSLAQGLSFIPGSVVIDDMFAPEVTPDGGIDLGEVLPEAAVIIQFRVQVTGAGTDGKLSAQAILHYASGGEAEASDSNVAVLQVVNPHISFSKKATPAIATFGSKVQYELIVSNEASLAVDAFITDALPPGMIYAEGSTRLNGVRRPGLDPGRGIHLGTLTARSNVHVEFEARIAAERQNPIPFELSNQARLNYTFRLPDSRSVRRLLTSNEAVVELKGPIIGVHVDVVPDLVELGGIVTFHVGVANRGNVAARVQLFDFLPPESTWRLELGPNEGGGPPKHVAPKFLHVGEVQPGSERRISYKVQMSARTQPGLVQGVLLGAYTYEWNGERHAGEETSNAYSIQIEDMDE
- a CDS encoding YolD-like family protein, which encodes MAKAKVAKRPTRDEFELEELGNQLVEAFRERSVVVLTVWGKEEQLQGVIVKLDSRTRLVHVEDLEEEFMPKVAKVPFLDIMRVDYPRY
- a CDS encoding YjcZ family sporulation protein, translated to MSEVLSGDTRGYGYGGFTSVGAILVLFILLVIITKAFLV